The following are from one region of the Jatrophihabitans telluris genome:
- a CDS encoding aldolase/citrate lyase family protein gives MSDLEVWLLGGCTDLRRYEVDSAADGVLICDLTTGTDAREKREHRRDLSQWLAHGGRAVARVNSITTPFCGEDVEEVLGLPGLSALLLPDIRVPAALRSFAKRIARAEVPVLAEIASAEGVARAAEIAEVPGVDGLVFDPMAYALDLGAALNERILSHPRSVLAVASRALRLEAPVEYEVSLEAGSPADYGFRGLVRSVRSVTAPPVRSVTVPPASRG, from the coding sequence GTGAGCGACCTTGAGGTATGGCTGCTCGGCGGCTGCACGGACCTGCGGCGGTACGAGGTCGACTCCGCGGCCGACGGCGTCCTGATCTGTGATCTGACGACCGGGACCGACGCGCGGGAGAAACGCGAGCACCGGCGGGACCTGTCCCAGTGGCTGGCTCACGGCGGCCGCGCCGTGGCCCGGGTCAACAGCATCACCACGCCGTTCTGCGGCGAGGACGTCGAGGAGGTGCTCGGCCTTCCCGGCTTGTCCGCGCTGCTGCTGCCCGACATCCGCGTCCCGGCGGCGCTGCGCAGCTTCGCCAAGCGGATCGCCCGGGCGGAGGTGCCGGTGCTGGCCGAGATCGCCAGCGCCGAGGGCGTTGCTCGTGCCGCTGAGATTGCCGAGGTCCCCGGCGTCGATGGACTCGTGTTCGATCCGATGGCCTACGCCCTCGATCTCGGTGCCGCGCTCAACGAGCGGATCCTGAGCCATCCGCGTTCGGTGCTCGCGGTCGCCTCCCGGGCTCTCAGGCTGGAGGCGCCGGTCGAGTACGAGGTGAGCCTGGAGGCAGGCAGCCCGGCCGACTACGGATTCCGGGGCTTGGTGCGGTCGGTGCGGTCGGTCACGGCGCCGCCGGTGCGGTCGGTCACGGTGCCGCCGGCGTCGCGGGGCTAG